One genomic window of Biomphalaria glabrata chromosome 9, xgBioGlab47.1, whole genome shotgun sequence includes the following:
- the LOC129928209 gene encoding phospholipase A and acyltransferase 2-like codes for MSGHGKNYAHNKQVYNSLRLGDRVEFKRVVYSHWGIYIGQGKIIHLAAHDNAEVKANSNSTHLFSIGGKLFKKAFVRIDDFWKVVGEDKAIINNSLDKKLRALSPEDIVQQAMKKIGEVGYNVITANCEHFTNWCRYGESKSEQSENAMTGLAVTGGLLLFAGAVAYGISRSMKKEEPRK; via the exons ATGTCTGGTCATGGCAAGAACTACGCACACAATAAACAAGTTTACAACAGCCTACGCCTTGGAGACCGTGTTGAGTTCAAGCGAGTAGTTTATTCCCACTGGGGGATTTACATAG GTCAAGGAAAGATAATTCACTTGGCTGCTCACGATAACGCCGAAGTGAAAGCTAACTCCAACAGTACTCATTTGTTCAGTATTGGAGGCAAACTGTTTAAAAAAGCTTTCGTTCGCATCGATGACTTCTGGAAGGTAGTCGGCGAAGACAAGGCAATTATCAACAATAGTCTTGACAAGAAATTGAG GGCCTTGTCACCAGAAGATATTGTGCAACAAGCCATGAAAAAAATTGGTGAGGTCGGCTACAATGTCATTACAGCGAACtgtgaacattttacaaactggtgcaggTATGGAGAGAGCAAAAGTGAACAG TCAGAAAACGCAATGACTGGATTAGCTGTAACTGGAGGATTACTGTTATTTGCTGGAGCAGTTGCATACGGTATATCTAGGTCAATGAAGAAGGAGGAgccaagaaaataa
- the LOC129928164 gene encoding phospholipase A and acyltransferase 3-like, whose protein sequence is MSGRSDIDEHNQRVLESLSPGDRVEFSRGIYSHWGIYIGQGKVIHLAPQDASEIQANSESTHFNIGCKMYKKALVGTDDFLKVAGKYKAFRNNSLDMKLKYTSCRLCSCLMCAKVFYFRALSPETIVHQAMPKLGEVGYNFITANCEHFANWCRYGQRKSQQSAPGSTNPAFHDIRILQHYTI, encoded by the exons ATGTCTGGTCGAAGTGACATTGACGAACACAATCAACGAGTTTTAGAAAGTCTTAGTCCTGGGGACCGTGTAGAATTTAGCAGAGGAATTTATTCCCACTGGGGAATTTATATCG GTCAAGGGAAAGTAATTCACTTGGCTCCACAAGATGCTTCAGAAATCCAAGCTAACTCCGAAAGTACACATTTTAATATTGGATGCAAAATGTATAAAAAGGCTCTAGTAGGTACCGATGATTTCTTGAAGGTTGCTGGGAAATACAAGGCTTTCCGTAATAATAGTCTTGACATGAAACTGAA ATACACTAGCTGTAGACTTTGTAGCTGCTTAATGTGTGCCAAAGTTTTCTATTTCAGAGCCTTAAGTCCTGAAACTATAGTGCACCAAGCAATGCCCAAACTTGGTGAGGTCGGCTACAATTTCATTACCGCCAACTGTGAGCATTTTGCAAACTGGTGCAGGTATGGACAAAGAAAAAGTCAACAG AGTGCcccaggaagcacgaacccagcattccacgacattcgcattcttcaACACTACACCATTTAA
- the LOC106052946 gene encoding phospholipase A and acyltransferase 2-like: protein MASSQQSRPNYQHNLEVLQRLKLGDRVRFDRGFYSHWGIHIGRGKIVHLAGRGNDGINANVHIGYSFSIAGVQFSKAEICIEDFWSVVDDSKAYIDNSLDSKLEAYDPFTVVSNATQRLGEVGYNLIYSNCEHFVNWCRYGKCKSDQVENAVTGMVIAVAAGVTAGLIYGLVKYFGTEEKEVKSKKSEKTLQYY, encoded by the exons ATGGCAAGTTCTCAACAAAGTAGGCCTAACTATCAACACAATTTAGAAGTTTTGCAAAGACTCAAGCTTGGAGATCGTGTGAGGTTTGATCGAGGGTTTTATTCACACTGGGGAATACACATAG GGCGGGGTAAGATAGTTCACTTGGCAGGTCGAGGTAACGACGGTATCAACGCCAACGTACACATAGGTTATTCCTTCAGTATCGCTGGCGTTCAGTTTAGCAAGGCAGAGATATGTATAGAGGATTTCTGGAGCGTTGTTGACGACAGCAAAGCGTATATTGATAACAGTCTTGATTCAAAACTTGA AGCGTATGACCCATTTACTGTGGTCAGCAATGCAACCCAGCGACTAGGTGAAGTTGGATACAACCTCATTTATTCAAACTGCGAACACTTTGTCAATTGGTGTCGATACGGGAAGTGCAAAAGTGATCAG GTTGAAAATGCGGTGACAGGTATGGTCATAGCAGTGGCTGCAGGGGTAACAGCTGGTCTCATCTATGGGCTCGTGAAGTACTTTGGAACCGAAGAAAAAGAAGTGAAATCCAAGAAATCAGAGAAAACACTGCAGTACTATTGA